The following are encoded together in the Daphnia magna isolate NIES linkage group LG8, ASM2063170v1.1, whole genome shotgun sequence genome:
- the LOC116929348 gene encoding UDP-glycosyltransferase UGT5: MKFQNWLRFMVVVCFPFMCFGERILVLLPLGSKSHKLAVMPVVKALAQKGHNLTIISGYKSATKINNIREIQITSIDEILERVKVNWFETQKEDSLTQLKTMMMSLPPTIKFGYELIMTHPEFQTILLERNIDLVIVDAIVSELTFPIIEHLGVPFIFHCSSLGIPWAAAALEAMGADLNYAAIPFPMTGFDDRMTFGQRLFNIRMAETFRSMRQSYAFDVLDAYAKKDFPNASPTANIMKKASLVLVNSHVTTDWPRSIPPTVIPIGAVHTRPAKQLPPQLKQIADEANDGFIVFTLGSMIKATSIPSVTLQTFLKVFSEIPQRVIWKWEGEVPEDTPPNVVMADWLPQQDLLGHPNAKLFMTHGGMLGIQEAIYHAVPLIGFPFCNDQNSNMAMAIKQGFGLKIDWDRIDEDLLYNTIITIINEPSFRRNASRLSMLMHDQLVSGTDLAIYWIEHVLRHGGTKHLQVASKDVSFYQRYLVDIVLFLAGISVGMIIFIYSVIRFFVWKYERILPMKLKRKHH; the protein is encoded by the exons GAGAGCGCATTCTCGTACTGCTTCCACTGGGCTCGAAAAGTCACAAGTTAGCAGTAATGCCTGTCGTGAAAGCATTGGCCCAAAAAGGCCACAATTTAACAATTATTTCCGGCTATAAATCTGCTACGAAAATAAACAACATCCGAGAAATCCAAATCACAAGTATCGACGAAATTCTGGAACGCGTCAAAGTGAACTGGTTTGAAACTCAAAAAGAAGACAGCCTGACTCAGTTAAAGACAATGATGATGTCTCTTCCTCCTACTATCAAATTCGGTTATGAGCTAATTATGACACACCCTGAATTTCAAACGATTCTACTGGAGCGCAACATTGACTTGGTGATCGTCGACGCTATTGTAAGCGAGCTTACATTCCCCATTATCGAACATCTTGGAGTGCCTTTTATCTTTCACTGTTCTTCGCTGGGTATTCCTTGGGCAGCAGCTGCCCTTGAAGCCATGGGGGCTGATTTGAATTACGCTGCTATTCCATTCCCAATGACAGGCTTTGATGACCGGATGACTTTCGGGCAACGTCTATTCAACATCCGAATGGCTGAGACGTTCCGTTCAATGAGACAATCTTACGCTTTCGATGTCTTGGATGCGTACGCGAAGAAAGACTTTCCTAACGCTAGTCCAACAGCTAACATTATGAAAAAGGCTAGTCTCGTTCTAGTCAACAGTCACGTCACAACCGACTGGCCTCGCTCAATACCCCCAACTGTGATCCCGATTGGAGCCGTTCACACAAGACCAGCCAAACAACTACCCCCG caattgaaacaaattgCAGACGAAGCCAATGACGGTTTCATTGTGTTCACATTGGGATCTATGATAAAGGCAACTTCGATACCCTCCGTCACTCTTCAGACTTTTCTGAAAGTATTTTCTGAAATTCCACAAAGAGTTATTTGGAAATGGGAGGGGGAAGTTCCTGAGGACACACCACCTAATGTAGTGATGGCTGATTGGCTTCCACAACAAGATCTTCTtg GGCATCCAAACGCCAAGCTGTTCATGACTCACGGTGGGATGTTAGGCATTCAGGAAGCGATTTATCACGCAGTGCCCTTAATcggttttcctttttgtaaCGACCAAAATTCTAATATGGCCATGGCCATTAAACAGGGATTCGGATTGAAAATTGATTGGGATCGTATAGATGAAGACCTACTCTACaatacaataataacaataattaaCGAACCCAG CTTCAGGAGAAACGCTTCAAGGTTATCCATGTTGATGCACGATCAGTTGGTGTCGGGCACTGACTTGGCCATCTACTGGATCGAACACGTTTTACGTCACGGCGGTACCAAACATTTGCAAGTGGCATCGAAAGACGTTTCATTCTATCAAAGATATCTCGTCGACATTGTTCTCTTTCTAGCTGGGATATCGGTTGGGATGATAATTTTCATTTACAGCGTGATCCGCTTTTTCGTTTGGAAATATGAACGTATTTTGCCtatgaaattgaaaagaaaacaccaTTAG
- the LOC116929349 gene encoding UDP-glycosyltransferase UGT5, translating into MRIGALVASVLLGYFIQTCSSANIVVIYAVCSKSHMLAVMPAVEELALRGHQVTVISPFKGIAKDVHNGHEIVLPDIAKMIDETEVDWFSMQKQGTTQFLSMMTFVKAMSLKACDSIFSHPEFQEIVKQRQVDLFIVDGMFHEFIYPVFDLIKVPFVTHSSSSAFPNTLAAMGAPLDYASVPLPTTDFSTPMTFTQRLMNIIPTEIMNLIVEYYIKNDLNVIVKNYFPGARTIDEVQGEASICIINSHPMTNWPRSLPPAMIPVGALHTRPAKTLPQGLKEFADAAKEGLVVFTLGSAVPVSSMPKETLASFIRVFSKLPQQVIWKWEAEIPSNLPPNIKMVKWLPQQDFLGHPNARLFITHGGLLGTQEAAYHGVPMLGLPFGNDQRGNVAKVKSEGWGWQLDWDKINDSVLEKTLNYLIHDPSVRANASRVSRLMQDQIIPGKEVAVYWIEYVIRHGGAKHLQLSSKNMPFYQRYLIDVALFLIIVAFVLSYLCIAIIRLIARQWFSGKSSKHKIN; encoded by the exons ATGAGAATAGGCGCATTGGTAGCATCAGTTTTACTGGGTTATTTCATCCAGACTTGTAGCAGTGCGAATATTGTGGTAATATACGCAGTGTGCTCCAAGAGTCATATGTTGGCCGTCATGCCTGCCGTCGAAGAACTGGCACTGAGGGGTCACCAGGTGACTGTCATTTCTCCGTTCAAAGGTATCGCGAAAGACGTCCACAATGGCCACGAAATAGTCTTGCCAGATATCGCCAAAATGATTGACGAAACTGAGGTAGACTGGTTCTCTATGCAAAAACAGGGAACGACGCAATTTTTGAGCATGATGACCTTCGTGAAAGCCATGTCTTTAAAAGCGTGTGACAGTATTTTCAGCCATCCTGAATTCCAAGAAATTGTCAAACAGCGACAAGTTGATTTATTCATCGTAGACGGCATGTTTCACGAATTCATTTACCCCGTTTTCGACCTAATCAAAGTGCCATTCGTAACTCACAGTTCATCTTCGGCTTTCCCCAACACATTGGCTGCCATGGGCGCACCATTAGATTACGCCTCCGTTCCGCTTCCCACAACAGATTTCAGTACTCCCATGACATTTACCCAACGACTGATGAACATTATCCCCACCGAAATTATGAACTTGATTGTTGAGTACTATATTAAAAACGATTTAAATGTTATCGTCAAAAACTATTTTCCCGGAGCACGAACCATAGATGAAGTGCAAGGAGAAGCTAGTATTTGCATCATTAACAGTCATCCGATGACTAATTGGCCGCGTTCGCTACCACCCGCCATGATCCCAGTAGGAGCACTACACACAAGGCCGGCCAAAACACTCCCACAG GGATTAAAAGAGTTTGCTGATGCGGCAAAAGAAGGTTTAGTGGTATTCACATTAGGATCGGCCGTTCCCGTTTCATCGATGCCAAAGGAAACGCTTGCTTCTTTCATCAGAGTCTTTTCAAAACTTCCACAGCAAGTGATATGGAAATGGGAGGCTGAAATACCTTCAAATTTGCCGCCTAATATTAAGATGGTGAAATGGCTGCCACAACAGGATTTTCTTG GACATCCGAACGCACGACTTTTCATTACACACGGTGGGCTGTTGGGTACTCAAGAAGCAGCATACCACGGAGTCCCAATGTTGGGCTTGCCATTTGGAAACGATCAAAGAGGAAATGTTGCTAAGGTTAAAAGCGAAGGATGGGGATGGCAACTAGACTGGGACAAAATCAATGACAGCGTCTTGGAAAAAACTCTAAATTACCTCATTCACGACCCAAG CGTCCGGGCAAATGCATCTCGAGTGTCACGTTTGATGCAAGATCAAATTATACCGGGAAAAGAAGTTGCCGTCTACTGGATAGAATACGTCATCCGTCACGGTGGAGCAAAACACCTCCAACTCTCATCCAAAAACATGCCATTTTATCAACGTTATCTGATTGACGTTGCCTTATTTCTCATTATTGTTGCTTTTGTCCTGTCGTACCTGTGCATCGCCATTATTCGCCTCATAGCCCGTCAATGGTTTTCAGGCAAGAGCTcgaaacataaaataaattaa
- the LOC116929347 gene encoding UDP-glycosyltransferase UGT5, whose product MKLQLITLVALSAIAMESCMGERIVVLYPVGSKSHFYAVMPLLEELAERGHNVTVFSPFKGITKTIKGATEIFLASIAQKIDAFDIDWFAMQKQGSTQILSMIRIMTDFSVFACEEMVTNPEFRNIIKNRNVDLFIADAYGNEFLYPIIDNIGIPFVVHGSSSPLHMALDAMGAPKEYASVPTLTLDFDNHMNFFQRLVNVVSGEALKFMRDIFIIAKLDVIVQREFPGVKTIQEVEGDVSLYISNAHPITNWPRSLPPTVLTIGAIHARPAKQLPPKFKVFADEAKDGFIVFTLGSFVSVSSMPQDLVDTFMRVFSKLPQRVIWKWEAAIPDNIPPNIMMVDWLPQQDLLGHPNARVFVTHGGMLGTQESIYHGVPLLGLPFGNDQRANVARAVRDGWGLKLDWDKVNDHVLDGAIRHLINDPSVKANVTKWSQLMHDEIMPGKEVAAYWIEYVIRHGGTKHLQLASKNMPFYQRNLIDVAFFLGVIASLFLLIVFMLTRTLLQCYRKRTSEKLKKT is encoded by the exons ATGAAACTACAATTAATTACGTTGGTCGCGTTATCTGCTATAGCGATGGAAAGCTGCATGGGAGAGAGGATCGTTGTGCTATATCCAGTGGGATCCAAGAGTCATTTTTACGCCGTCATGCCCTTACTAGAGGAACTGGCTGAACGCGGACACAACGTAACAGTATTCTCGCCATTCAAGGGAATCactaaaacaataaaaggcGCCACAGAAATATTTCTGGCATCGATAGCGCAGAAAATTGACGCATTCGACATCGATTGGTTCGCTATGCAAAAACAAGGATCAACACAAATTCTCTCAATGATACGCATCATGACCGACTTTTCCGTTTTCGCTTGCGAGGAAATGGTGACGAATCCGGAATTTCGAAACATCATTAAAAATCGTAACGTCGATTTGTTCATTGCCGACGCATACGGCAATGAATTCCTCTATCCAATCATAGATAACATTGGAATTCCATTTGTTGTTCACGGATCTTCGTCGCCTCTTCATATGGCGCTGGACGCGATGGGGGCGCCTAAAGAATACGCCTCAGTTCCTACCTTGACGCTGGATTTCGACAATCACATGAATTTCTTTCAGCGACTCGTCAATGTTGTGTCGGGAGAAGCGCTAAAATTCATGCGAGATATCTTTATTATAGCAAAATTGGACGTGATCGTTCAACGAGAGTTTCCAGGTGTTAAAACTATTCAAGAAGTTGAAGGAGATGTTAGCCTCTACATTTCCAACGCTCACCCAATCACCAATTGGCCGCGCTCTTTACCTCCGACAGTTTTGACTATTGGAGCGATTCACGCCAGGCCAGCCAAACAACTTCCTCCG AAATTCAAAGTCTTTGCCGACGAAGCTAAAGACGGTTTTATCGTCTTCACGCTGGGGTCTTTCGTCTCGGTGTCGTCCATGCCACAAGATCTGGTCGACACTTTTATGCGAGTCTTTTCTAAACTTCCTCAGCGCGTGATTTGGAAATGGGAGGCTGCTATTCCAGACAACATTCCGCCCAATATCATGATGGTCGATTGGCTACCCCAACAAGATCTCCTCG GACATCCGAATGCCCGGGTCTTTGTTACTCACGGTGGAATGCTCGGTACGCAAGAATCAATTTACCATGGCGTTCCATTGCTTGGTTTACCGTTCGGCAACGATCAACGAGCTAATGTAGCACGAGCTGTACGAGACGGTTGGGGCCTCAAACTTGACTGGGATAAAGTCAACGACCACGTGTTAGATGGAGCTATAAGACACCTCATCAATGATCCCAG cgtaaAAGCGAATGTAACGAAATGGTCACAGCTGATGCACGACGAAATAATGCCCGGTAAAGAAGTAGCTGCCTACTGGATCGAGTACGTTATCCGTCATGGAGGCACTAAACACCTTCAACTGGCCTCCAAAAATATGCCATTCTATCAACGTAACTTGATTGATGTGGCATTTTTTTTGGGAGTGATTGCAAGCCTCTttcttttgattgtttttatGCTTACTCGCACGTTACTACAGTGCTATCGGAAGCGCACAtctgaaaaactaaaaaaaacatga
- the LOC116929350 gene encoding UDP-glycosyltransferase UGT5 — protein MRLQLITLVVLSALATESCMGERIVVLYPAGAKSHFYAVMPLLEELAERGHNVTVFSPYKGITKTIKDATEIFLASIAQKVDTIDIDWFGMQKQGSKQFFTMMRIMTDLSVLACEGTVTNPEFQNVIKNRDVDLFIVDAFGHEFIYPIIHNIGIPFVIHGSSSPLQTTLDAMGAPKEYASVPAMPLDFDNHMNFFQRFVNVVLGEALKLMRNILIIAKLDAIIQREFPGVKTIKEVEGEASLYISNAHAITNWPRSLPPTVLTIGAIHARPAKQLPPKFKVFADEAKDGFIVFTLGSFVSVSSMPQDLVDIFMRVFSKLPQRVIWKWEAAIPDNIPPNIMMVDWLPQQDLLGHPNARVFITHGGMLGTQESIYHGVPLLGLPFGNDQQANVARAVRDGWGLKLDWNEVDDRILDEAIRHLINDPSVKANVTKWSQLMHDEIMPGKEVAAYWIEYVIRHGDTKHLQLASKNMPFYQRHLIDVAFCLGSIASLFILIVFMLTRTLLQCYRKRTSEKLKKT, from the exons ATGAGACTTCAATTAATTACGTTGGTCGTGTTATCTGCTTTGGCGACGGAAAGCTGCATGGGAGAGAGGATCGTTGTGCTATATCCAGCGGGGGCCAAGAGCCATTTTTACGCCGTCATGCCGCTACTAGAGGAACTGGCAGAACGCGGGCACAACGTGACCGTATTCTCACCATACAAAGGAAtcacaaaaacaataaaagacgCCACAGAAATATTTCTGGCATCGATAGCGCAGAAAGTTGACACAATCGACATCGATTGGTTTGGTATGCAAAAACAAggatcaaaacaatttttcacaATGATGCGCATCATGACCGACCTTTCCGTTCTCGCTTGCGAGGGAACGGTGACAAATCCAGAATTTCAAAACGTCATTAAAAATCGTGACGTCGATTTGTTCATTGTTGACGCATTCGGGCATGAATTCATCTATCCAATCATACATAACATTGGAATTCCATTCGTCATTCACGGTTCTTCATCACCTCTTCAGACCACGCTGGACGCAATGGGAGCACCTAAAGAATACGCCTCAGTTCCTGCCATGCCGCTGGATTTCGACAATCACATGAATTTCTTTCAGCGATTCGTCAATGTTGTGTTGGGAGAAGCGCTGAAATTGATGCGAAATATTCTTATTATAGCAAAATTAGACGCGATCATTCAACGAGAGTTTCCAGGTGTTAAAACTATTAAAGAAGTTGAAGGAGAGGCCAGCCTCTACATTTCCAACGCCCACGCAATCACCAATTGGCCGCGCTCTTTACCTCCGACAGTCTTGACTATTGGAGCGATTCACGCCCGGCCGGCCAAACAACTTCCACCG AAATTCAAAGTCTTTGCCGACGAAGCTAAAGACGGTTTTATCGTCTTCACGCTGGGGTCTTTCGTCTCGGTGTCGTCCATGCCACAAGATCTGGTCGACATTTTTATGCGAGTCTTTTCTAAACTTCCCCAGCGAGTGATTTGGAAATGGGAGGCTGCTATTCCGGACAACATTCCGCCCAATATCATGATGGTCGATTGGCTACCCCAACAAGATCTCCTCG GACATCCGAATGCCCGGGTCTTTATCACTCACGGTGGTATGCTCGGTACGCAAGAATCAATTTACCATGGCGTTCCATTGCTTGGTTTACCGTTTGGCAATGATCAACAAGCTAATGTAGCACGAGCTGTTCGAGACGGATGGGGCCTGAAACTTGACTGGAATGAAGTGGACGACCGCATCTTAGATGAAGCTATTAGACACCTCATCAATGACCCAAG cgtaaAAGCGAATGTAACGAAATGGTCACAGCTGATGCACGACGAAATAATGCCCGGTAAAGAAGTAGCTGCCTACTGGATCGAGTACGTTATCCGTCATGGAGACACTAAACACCTTCAACTGGCCTCCAAAAATATGCCATTCTATCAACGTCATTTGATTGATGTGGCATTTTGTTTGGGTTCAATTGCAAGCCTCtttattttgattgttttcatgCTTACTCGTACGTTACTACAATGCTATCGGAAGCGCACAtctgaaaaactaaaaaaaacatga
- the LOC116929344 gene encoding toll-like receptor 4, translating into MVVRSAAELWLTTAYALRLVALVLPLLSFSTSVESHFVNSSLVPTPSAVRNYTLNSSDVRMLYEAGDCACFCKMTREWTVCVGKECLHVPRTINIYNRRLKVTGTEIATIGPLDFAGYPDLLELQLDGNLLTNIENGTFANLSQLVNMSISSNRLASIQPDAFRGLVSLRSLRLMKNRFLALSDVVPSLVPLTALRFLSLSDNTLSRVNAADFAPMRHSSLETLDLSNCDLKYIGSEAFMPFKKLQRLILSENTMPEDNLIYLIHTMRESGLKAVDLSQLRFAGSPPRTLLEALSHTDVEELNLSKNTLPRLSPKIFPLMPHIRDLDLSACGIITIENGTFSLMPLLMRLNLAMNGLEDIPPAVMILPQLKWLSLSGNSGSGHDYGGGELKLQDGNFAFMSNLTYLDLSFNRVGQVTREIFLGLSRLEELNLKNNSLYRLSEGCFQPLTSLKVLHLDGNAFGKQNFSRMTLDGLSSLEYLNMDRCKLSFTDQEAIFAGAPRLKYLSLRDNQIVSFGSRNPFADATSLVIVDLFKNRIRGWDKQLFASSPNLDVLNLADNQISHVSKAMMADIANLSEVDLVGNPIDCDCNLEPLRRYALYHEDTEESNLLIKADHCSSPDKWRFFPITNFLVRLDPDDCLDNTQASTDDDDDIDDDDSFIAGPHVIALYVLIPTVCLSILAAYAIYRSRWMIRYYMFRKRLSQTNLMSSASMAELEGNFKYDAFVSYSNVDHAFVARMVGMLENAPPHYKLCVYERDFTAGNVLNDCIMQSIATSRKVVLVVSENFIQSHWCLWELHLAQHSLLEDKRNGLILVVVGKLKLNQLPPTLRFLMKTRIYLEWDLDPSKQRVFWERLRDALAPSASQKSITLSRAA; encoded by the coding sequence ATGGTGGTCCGATCCGCTGCGGAATTGTGGCTTACGACCGCCTACGCGTTGCGGCTGGTGGCGTTAGTGCTGCCTTTGCTCTCGTTCTCGACGTCCGTCGAATCCCATTTCGTCAACAGTAGCCTAGTGCCGACGCCGAGCGCCGTTCGCAATTATACACTCAATTCTAGCGATGTTCGAATGCTCTACGAAGCGGGCGATTGTGCGTGCTTTTGCAAAATGACCCGTGAATGGACAGTGTGCGTCGGCAAAGAATGCCTCCATGTCCCGCGTACCATCAACATTTACAATCGGCGATTGAAAGTCACGGGCACGGAAATTGCCACCATCGGCCCGTTGGATTTCGCTGGATATCCGGATTTATTGGAATTGCAGTTGGATGGCAACCTTCTCACAAATATCGAAAACGGAACGTTCGCCAATTTGAGCCAGTTGGTCAACATGAGCATTTCGTCGAATCGGTTGGCCTCTATCCAGCCGGACGCTTTCCGCGGTCTGGTCAGTCTGCGCTCCCTGCGGCTCATGAAGAACCGTTTCTTAGCGCTGTCTGATGTCGTCCCATCCCTAGTCCCGCTGACTGCCCTTCGATTCTTGTCACTAAGCGATAATACGCTGAGTCGAGTGAATGCAGCTGATTTCGCACCGATGCGCCATTCGTCACTTGAAACGCTCGATTTGAGTAATTGTGATCTCAAATACATCGGTTCTGAGGCTTTTATGCCATTCAAGAAGCTTCAGCGGCTGATACTCAGCGAGAACACAATGCCTGAagataatttaatttatttgaTCCACACGATGCGAGAAAGCGGACTTAAAGCGGTGGATTTGTCGCAGTTGCGCTTTGCTGGGAGTCCGCCTCGAACGCTGTTGGAAGCGCTGTCTCACACCGATGTCGAAGAACTCAATTTAAGTAAGAACACACTGCCCAGACTCAGCCCGAAAATCTTCCCTCTGATGCCTCATATTCGTGACCTGGACTTGAGCGCCTGTGGCATTATCACCATTGAGAACGGCACGTTTAGTCTGATGCCACTTTTAATGCGACTCAACTTGGCCATGAATGGTCTTGAAGATATCCCACCTGCCGTCATGATCCTTCCTCAACTCAAGTGGCTCAGCCTGAGCGGCAACTCCGGCTCCGGACACGACTATGGCGGTGGCGAGCTGAAATTGCAAGATGGCAATTTTGCCTTCATGTCCAATTTGACATATTTGGATCTGTCTTTTAACCGAGTAGGTCAAGTGACCCGGGAGATCTTTCTCGGACTCTCGCGATTGGAAGAACTCAATTTGAAGAACAACTCGTTATATCGATTGTCGGAGGGTTGCTTCCAGCCACTTACTTCACTTAAAGTCCTTCATTTGGATGGCAACGCTTTTGGCAAACAAAATTTCAGTAGAATGACCCTTGATGGTTTAAGCAGTCTTGAATATCTCAACATGGACCGGTGCAAGTTATCTTTCACCGATCAGGAAGCCATTTTTGCCGGTGCGCCTCGTCTCAAATACCTGAGCCTGCGTGATAATCAAATTGTTTCGTTTGGAAGCCGCAATCCTTTTGCGGACGCCACTAGTCTCGTCATTGTTGACCTATTCAAGAATCGTATCCGCGGTTGGGACAAGCAACTATTCGCCAGCTCACCTAACCTGGACGTGCTCAATTTGGCCGACAATCAAATCTCCCACGTATCAAAGGCTATGATGGCCGATATTGCCAATCTCTCTGAAGTAGATTTGGTAGGCAACCCCATCGATTGCGATTGTAATTTGGAACCTTTACGTCGCTATGCGCTCTACCACGAAGACACAGAAGAGAGCAATCTACTTATCAAAGCCGATCACTGTTCATCGCCAGACAAATGGCGCTTCTTTCCCATAACGAATTTTCTAGTGAGACTCGATCCCGATGATTGCCTCGATAACACGCAAGCATCCACAGATGACGATGACGATATTGATGACGATGATTCATTCATTGCGGGACCGCACGTGATCGCTCTCTATGTCCTGATTCCCACCGTATGCCTCTCGATATTGGCTGCTTATGCCATCTACAGGAGTCGTTGGATGATTCGTTATTACATGTTCCGCAAAAGGCTCAGTCAAACGAATTTGATGAGCTCAGCGTCCATGGCGGAATTGGAAGGCAATTTCAAGTACGATGCCTTCGTTTCCTATAGCAACGTGGATCACGCTTTCGTCGCAAGAATGGTGGGCATGTTGGAAAACGCACCTCCGCACTACAAACTCTGCGTTTACGAACGCGATTTTACCGCCGGCAACGTCCTCAACGATTGCATTATGCAGAGCATTGCCACCAGTCGCAAAGTGGTGCTCGTCGTTAGCGAGAATTTCATCCAATCTCATTGGTGTTTGTGGGAATTGCACCTCGCACAGCATTCGCTGCTGGAAGACAAGAGAAACGGCCTCATCTTGGTGGTTGTTGGTAAACTGAAGCTCAACCAGCTGCCTCCGACGTTGCGATTTCTGATGAAGACGCGGATCTATTTAGAATGGGATCTAGATCCGTCCAAACAGCGAGTCTTTTGGGAACGACTCCGAGATGCTCTGGCTCCTTCCGCCTCACAGAAGAGCATCACTTTATCGAGAGCTGCATGA
- the LOC116929353 gene encoding nuclear transcription factor Y subunit gamma: MVQTSATEATQALNSFWPKVAEDIKILNNNDFKQQELPLARIKKIMKLDDDVKMISAEAPVLFSKAAELFITELTLRAWIHTEDNKRRTLQRNDIAMAISKYDQFDFLIDIVPRDELKPQKAREETPSRPASNIPDQVQYYLQLAQQNQQALQQSTQQPQSASLGGSQQQTIQIVQGGGQIQTISVMPATQLVQTTPQAAAAANPISITNSPSAPQQPAPQLALQGLNIQQHQQQQHQQQQQQQQQQQQQQQQQQQQQQQQQQQTQQQQLGGIQIVQQIVGPNGEIQQIPLQLSAQQLQMIRMQLGAAGNGQQIVLQAAAPQQGQQE, encoded by the exons ATGGTGCAAACTTCTGCAACTGAAGCTACCCAAGCATTGAACAGTTTTTGGCCAAAAGTTGCTGAAGATATCAAAATTCTGAATaat AATGATTTCAAGCAACAAGAACTACCACTGGCCAGAATCAAGAAGATAATGAAATTGGATGATGATGTTAAAATGATAAGTGCAGAAGCCCCAGTTCTCTTCTCAAAGGCAGCTGAACTCTTCATCACAGAGTTAACACTACGTGCTTGGATTCATACAGAAGACAACAAGAGAAGAACACTTCAGAGAAATGACATTGCTATGGCCATTTCCAAATATGACCAGTTTGACTTCCTTATTGATATTGTTCCTAGAGATGAATTAAAACCCCAAAAGGCACGTGAGGAGACTCCTTCTAGACCTGCATCCAACATTCCTGACCAg GTTCAATATTATCTTCAGCTTGCCCAGCAAAATCAACAAGCACTACAGCAATCCACCCAACAGCCACAGTCTGCATCTTTGGGTGGTAGTCAGCAACAAACTATTCAAATTGTTCAAGGTGGAGGTCAAATTCAAACTATAAGTGTCATGCCAGCAACACAGTTGGTTCAAACAACTCCACAGGCAGCAGCTGCTGCAAATCCCATATCCATTACAAATTCTCCTAGTGCTCCACAGCAACCTGCTCCACAGTTAGCACTTCAGGGATTAAATATTCAGcaacatcaacaacagcaacatcagcagcaacaacagcagcaacaacaacaacaacaacagcaacaacagcaacaacaacagcagcagcagcaacaacagcaaacacagcagcaacaacttGGAGGAATCCAAATTGTGCAGCAAATTGTTGGTCCCAATGGGGAAATTCAGCAGATTCCT CTTCAGTTGTCCGCGCAGCAACTACAAATGATTCGAATGCAACTTGGAGCGGCAGGAAATGGGCAACAAATCGTTTTGCAAGCTGCAGCCCCACAGCAGGGTCAACAGGAGTAG